The proteins below are encoded in one region of Pontibacter deserti:
- a CDS encoding GNAT family N-acetyltransferase, translated as MTQSLYTIRNAHPSEFAAIGKLMVQVYSQLEGFPKEEEQPAYYNLLYNIGEFTNKPDTELLVAVADDGKIVGAVVYFGDMQYYGSGGTATQEKDAAGFRLLAVDPSARGQGIGKLLTLECIKKAKDSNLSQVIIHSTKAMQTAWQIYERLGFKRSQDLDFMQQELPVYGFRLTL; from the coding sequence ATGACCCAATCGCTTTACACCATTCGCAACGCACACCCTTCTGAATTTGCCGCTATTGGTAAGCTGATGGTACAGGTTTATTCTCAGTTAGAGGGTTTCCCGAAAGAAGAGGAACAGCCCGCTTACTATAACCTGCTATACAACATCGGGGAGTTTACAAACAAACCGGATACAGAGCTTTTGGTAGCTGTTGCAGATGATGGTAAAATTGTAGGTGCTGTGGTATACTTTGGCGACATGCAATACTATGGTTCCGGAGGTACGGCTACACAGGAAAAAGACGCAGCCGGCTTCAGGTTGCTTGCCGTTGATCCTTCAGCCAGAGGGCAAGGTATCGGGAAGCTTCTGACACTGGAATGCATTAAAAAAGCGAAAGACAGCAATCTTTCGCAGGTAATCATCCACAGTACCAAAGCTATGCAGACTGCCTGGCAGATCTACGAGCGCTTAGGCTTTAAACGATCACAAGACCTGGACTTTATGCAGCAGGAATTACCAGTTTACGGTTTCAGGTTAACACTATAG
- a CDS encoding DUF3108 domain-containing protein, whose amino-acid sequence MKKLVMLLMLCCIMFTTAMAQPDTVRVTSKHINTKYLKPGTRQYLVTISNPKNPKVLTQNLWNRNISFEQVQGKERMVIRQNWIGTDTLSNRTLYSVMEKDFTPVYHTSASARGKGAFNFYPDKIVAADTVQKNAWKGFVMPTTNQTYNWELDMEFFESLLLKANTVFLINFYHPGSKTGPQAYSYKVTGSEKLATINNQTIDCWLLRIDYSPENYGIFWVTKKTHEVLKMEEKFNGITRYKIKLGTLAGKHI is encoded by the coding sequence ATGAAGAAATTAGTAATGCTACTGATGCTTTGCTGCATCATGTTTACGACTGCTATGGCCCAACCCGACACGGTACGCGTCACCAGCAAACACATCAACACCAAATACCTGAAGCCGGGCACACGGCAGTACCTGGTAACTATAAGCAACCCAAAGAACCCGAAAGTGCTTACCCAGAACCTTTGGAACCGCAACATCAGTTTTGAACAGGTGCAGGGCAAAGAGCGCATGGTAATACGCCAGAACTGGATTGGAACTGATACCCTCAGCAACCGCACGCTTTACTCTGTGATGGAAAAAGACTTTACACCCGTTTACCATACCAGCGCATCGGCCAGGGGTAAGGGTGCTTTTAATTTTTACCCGGATAAGATTGTAGCTGCCGATACGGTGCAAAAAAATGCCTGGAAAGGATTTGTGATGCCAACTACCAACCAAACCTATAACTGGGAGCTGGATATGGAATTTTTCGAGAGCCTGCTATTAAAAGCCAACACTGTATTCCTGATCAACTTCTATCACCCGGGCAGCAAGACCGGTCCGCAGGCTTATAGTTATAAAGTAACCGGCTCAGAGAAACTGGCAACTATAAACAACCAAACTATAGATTGCTGGCTGCTGCGCATAGACTACAGCCCGGAGAACTACGGCATATTCTGGGTAACGAAAAAGACACATGAAGTACTGAAGATGGAAGAGAAGTTTAACGGCATTACCCGCTACAAAATAAAACTGGGTACACTTGCCGGTAAGCATATTTAA
- a CDS encoding immunity protein Imm33 domain-containing protein, whose translation MKIIFLTLIMTLFGFGNTKAQSVKKFKEPLNTAVFTTKFVIEENKPITYVTHDSDDGAWQFFSDDEFEDFESIAKIVGLGEIIQMDKSILELADMPKGYYAYRESVNSIWVIQKQEK comes from the coding sequence ATGAAAATAATCTTCCTCACTCTTATTATGACACTTTTCGGATTCGGTAACACTAAGGCACAGTCAGTAAAAAAATTTAAAGAGCCTCTAAACACAGCTGTATTTACGACCAAGTTCGTGATTGAAGAAAATAAGCCAATTACTTACGTTACGCATGATTCAGATGACGGGGCTTGGCAGTTCTTCAGCGACGATGAATTTGAAGATTTTGAAAGTATAGCTAAAATAGTCGGGCTCGGCGAAATCATACAGATGGATAAGTCCATACTTGAGTTGGCTGATATGCCCAAAGGCTACTACGCTTACAGAGAGAGTGTAAACAGTATATGGGTAATTCAAAAACAGGAAAAATAA
- a CDS encoding TonB-dependent receptor domain-containing protein, with amino-acid sequence MKQHLLLALCLLISSFAWAQSPAATGTIKGIVQDSTTLKSVGYVTVILTHPGKTEPIKSTFTKDNGSFEFTGVPLAKYKLIFSFVGYKLETTEITLDAGNTTADIGKISLASSAQKLKEVEVTTQKLLVTQDVDKLSYNVEHDPESKTLNALDMLRKVPMLSLDAEENIQLNGSGSFKVLVNGRPSTMFARSPKDVFRSMPASSIKRIEVITDPPAKYDAEGIGGIINVITIGNPKNGYNGSVHVSQSTPDSRFGSANITAKTGKFGFSGNGGINQFNNPGYTTTFKRNDKGTGVNRLELGSGDSRSNFNYASGELSFEVDTLNLISAKFNLNNSNYTSLSLHKVEELDKAGILNEAFNRNTTGEGAWGSYEAGLDYQHTFKRNKEQLMTLSYKLGNNIDNSNSTLIFEPIFNYDDAEDTRTQNKGKSMEQTIQVDYVHPIKKQTLELGAKTILRDNGSNYFYRNYNAETDTYEEIPSLSNEFDYSQDIYAAYASASLKLKQWGARIGTRLEQTVVNAEFGNTNTIADQDYLNLIPSIALTRTLKGMGTLRASYTQRIERPSLWYLNPYVNTLNEKSVSFGNPELEAATSHVFSLGHNFFKGASSINTTFTHTFTNNAIQSFTTFNDADSVSSTTYGNIGKNRTTTLNLSGNTTLFKNLNLNLSSTFSYSQLSGSINGVDLKNTGLSGHMFSGISYKLPKNWRASANFGYYAPRVLLQGESSGQFWNGLSVNKSFLKDQKASLSLSVQSPFQEYFTSYNELNGEDFSQRTEFRNMQRRVSVGFSYKFGKLKEDIKRTKRGIKNDDLKSGESKGGSN; translated from the coding sequence ATGAAACAACACTTACTGCTGGCCTTGTGCCTGCTGATCAGCTCATTTGCATGGGCGCAAAGCCCCGCCGCAACCGGCACCATTAAAGGAATTGTACAAGATTCCACCACCCTTAAATCTGTAGGCTATGTAACGGTGATACTAACCCACCCGGGCAAAACCGAACCCATTAAAAGTACCTTTACCAAAGACAACGGCAGCTTCGAATTTACAGGAGTGCCGCTGGCAAAGTATAAACTCATCTTCAGTTTTGTAGGCTATAAACTAGAAACCACTGAAATTACACTGGATGCCGGCAACACCACAGCAGATATCGGTAAGATCAGTTTGGCATCATCAGCACAGAAACTAAAAGAAGTAGAAGTAACTACCCAAAAGCTGCTCGTGACACAGGATGTAGACAAACTGAGCTACAACGTTGAACATGACCCGGAAAGCAAAACCCTTAATGCCCTGGATATGCTTCGCAAAGTGCCCATGTTAAGCCTTGATGCCGAAGAGAACATTCAACTGAATGGCAGTGGCAGTTTTAAAGTGTTGGTCAATGGCAGGCCATCTACAATGTTTGCCCGCTCGCCTAAAGATGTATTCCGAAGCATGCCTGCCAGCAGCATTAAGCGCATAGAAGTTATTACCGACCCACCTGCCAAGTATGATGCTGAAGGTATTGGCGGAATTATAAACGTGATAACTATAGGAAACCCGAAAAATGGCTACAACGGCAGTGTGCATGTTTCGCAAAGTACACCAGACAGCCGCTTCGGATCTGCCAACATAACAGCCAAAACAGGTAAGTTCGGCTTTTCCGGAAACGGGGGCATCAATCAATTCAATAATCCGGGCTATACTACTACCTTCAAGCGCAACGATAAAGGAACAGGTGTAAACCGGCTGGAGCTAGGCAGCGGAGACAGCAGAAGCAATTTTAACTATGCAAGCGGAGAATTAAGCTTTGAGGTAGATACGCTGAACCTGATCTCTGCCAAATTTAACCTCAACAACAGCAATTACACATCACTAAGCTTGCATAAAGTAGAAGAATTGGATAAAGCTGGGATCCTTAACGAAGCCTTTAACCGCAACACTACCGGCGAGGGTGCATGGGGTAGCTACGAGGCTGGCCTGGATTATCAGCATACGTTTAAACGTAATAAAGAACAGCTGATGACACTCTCTTACAAACTTGGGAACAACATAGACAATAGCAACAGCACGCTTATTTTTGAGCCTATATTTAACTATGATGACGCTGAAGATACGCGTACCCAGAACAAGGGAAAGTCTATGGAGCAGACCATACAGGTAGATTATGTACACCCGATAAAGAAGCAAACACTGGAGCTGGGCGCCAAAACTATACTTCGTGATAACGGCAGCAATTACTTTTACCGCAACTATAATGCAGAAACGGATACCTACGAGGAGATACCTTCGCTCAGTAATGAGTTTGATTACAGCCAGGACATTTATGCTGCCTATGCCTCTGCAAGCTTAAAACTGAAACAGTGGGGTGCCCGCATAGGAACCCGCCTGGAGCAAACCGTTGTAAATGCAGAATTTGGCAATACCAATACTATAGCCGACCAGGATTACCTGAACCTGATACCAAGTATAGCCTTAACACGCACACTTAAAGGTATGGGTACTTTAAGAGCATCTTATACACAGCGTATAGAGCGCCCAAGCTTATGGTACCTGAACCCATATGTAAACACGCTTAATGAAAAAAGTGTATCATTTGGTAACCCTGAGCTGGAAGCAGCCACAAGCCATGTATTTAGCTTAGGGCATAATTTCTTTAAAGGTGCCAGTTCTATAAACACCACCTTTACCCATACTTTTACCAACAACGCCATCCAGAGCTTTACCACCTTTAATGATGCTGATTCGGTGAGCAGCACCACTTATGGCAACATCGGGAAAAACCGCACTACTACGCTTAACCTGAGCGGCAACACAACCCTGTTCAAAAACCTGAATCTTAACCTGAGCAGTACCTTCTCTTATAGCCAGCTGAGCGGAAGTATAAATGGTGTAGATCTCAAAAACACTGGCTTAAGCGGGCATATGTTTAGTGGCATCAGTTATAAATTACCGAAGAACTGGCGAGCCAGCGCAAACTTTGGCTATTATGCTCCGCGGGTGTTGCTGCAGGGTGAGTCATCCGGCCAGTTCTGGAATGGTTTATCCGTAAACAAGAGTTTCCTGAAAGATCAGAAGGCCAGCTTAAGTTTATCTGTACAGAGCCCGTTCCAGGAGTACTTTACTTCTTATAATGAACTCAACGGTGAGGACTTTAGCCAGCGCACCGAGTTCAGAAACATGCAGCGACGTGTTAGTGTAGGCTTCAGCTATAAATTTGGTAAGCTGAAAGAAGACATTAAGCGCACCAAGCGCGGCATTAAAAACGACGACCTGAAAAGCGGCGAAAGCAAAGGTGGCAGTAATTAA
- the lpdA gene encoding dihydrolipoyl dehydrogenase gives MASKYDLVVLGSGPGGYVAAIRASQLGMKVGVIERESLGGICLNWGCIPTKALLKSANVFEYINHASDYGITIGEASVDFTAVVKRSRGVADGMSKGIQFLFRKNKIDAIMGTGKIVAKGQVEVTSAEGKKDIIEATNIIIATGARSRELPNLPIDGKKIIGYRQAMALDKKPASMVVVGSGAIGVEFAYFYNAMGTKVTIVEYMPVIVPVEDEEVSKQLEKSFKKSGINILTSSSVERVDTSGDLCKVTVKTAKGEEILEAEVVLSAVGIQTNLENIGIEELGIKVDRGRVIVDEYYKTNVDGIYAIGDIVPGPALAHVASAEGIICVEAIAGHHPEPLNYGNIPGCTYCSPEIASVGLTEKAAREQGIEIKVGKFPFSASGKASAAGAKDGFVKVIFDAKYGEFLGAHMVGANVTEMIAEVVVARKLETTGHEIIKSVHPHPTMSEAVMEAAAAAYDEVIHL, from the coding sequence ATGGCATCAAAATACGATTTAGTAGTGCTTGGCAGCGGACCGGGCGGTTACGTAGCAGCTATCCGTGCATCGCAGTTGGGTATGAAGGTAGGTGTTATCGAGCGTGAGTCGCTGGGTGGTATATGCCTTAACTGGGGCTGTATCCCGACAAAAGCCCTGCTTAAAAGTGCGAACGTTTTTGAATATATCAACCATGCATCTGATTACGGTATTACTATCGGCGAAGCCTCTGTAGACTTTACAGCTGTTGTTAAGCGTAGCCGTGGCGTAGCTGATGGCATGAGCAAAGGTATCCAGTTCCTGTTCCGCAAAAACAAGATCGATGCGATAATGGGTACCGGTAAAATAGTAGCCAAAGGCCAGGTAGAAGTTACCAGCGCCGAAGGCAAAAAAGACATTATTGAAGCAACAAACATCATCATCGCAACGGGTGCCCGCTCGCGCGAGCTGCCTAATCTGCCTATCGATGGTAAGAAGATTATAGGTTATCGTCAGGCAATGGCTTTGGATAAAAAGCCTGCTTCTATGGTTGTGGTTGGTTCTGGTGCTATCGGGGTGGAGTTTGCTTACTTCTACAACGCAATGGGTACAAAAGTAACCATCGTGGAATATATGCCGGTTATCGTACCGGTTGAGGACGAAGAAGTATCGAAGCAACTGGAGAAATCTTTCAAGAAATCAGGTATCAACATTCTGACAAGTTCATCTGTAGAGCGTGTTGATACAAGCGGAGACCTGTGCAAAGTAACTGTTAAAACGGCCAAAGGCGAAGAGATACTGGAAGCTGAAGTAGTGCTTTCAGCAGTTGGTATTCAGACTAACCTGGAGAACATCGGTATCGAAGAGCTGGGTATTAAAGTTGACCGTGGCAGAGTAATAGTGGATGAATACTATAAAACCAACGTAGACGGTATTTACGCGATTGGTGACATTGTTCCTGGTCCGGCGCTGGCGCACGTAGCATCTGCTGAAGGTATTATCTGCGTGGAAGCAATAGCTGGTCATCATCCGGAGCCGTTAAACTATGGTAACATACCAGGCTGTACATACTGCTCTCCAGAGATCGCTTCGGTTGGTCTTACTGAGAAAGCGGCACGCGAGCAGGGTATCGAGATAAAAGTTGGTAAGTTTCCGTTCTCGGCGTCGGGTAAGGCAAGTGCTGCCGGTGCAAAAGATGGCTTCGTTAAAGTTATCTTTGATGCGAAGTATGGCGAGTTCTTAGGAGCTCACATGGTAGGCGCTAACGTTACCGAGATGATAGCTGAGGTTGTTGTAGCCCGCAAACTGGAAACTACCGGACACGAGATCATCAAGTCGGTTCACCCGCACCCAACCATGAGCGAAGCTGTAATGGAAGCTGCCGCCGCTGCTTACGACGAAGTAATTCACCTGTAA
- a CDS encoding Type 1 glutamine amidotransferase-like domain-containing protein: MNHLISLTGKENPKICFLPTPMGDSEAYINKWFEIAKELPIQPFVQKVFITSTEQKTPFEETLLQMDAILVTGGNTLNALALWKAHGIDIALKKAWEKGIVLSGPSAGAICWFEEGLSDSRPENYTAVKGLGFLKGSNCPHYHTEANRRPLYLKMIEEGRLLPGYACDETAGLYFEGTQLRRVITQNKEDKAYKVTISKGKVVETALESELI; this comes from the coding sequence ATCAATCACCTTATTTCCCTTACAGGAAAAGAAAATCCTAAAATATGTTTCTTGCCTACTCCAATGGGAGACAGTGAAGCTTACATAAACAAATGGTTTGAAATAGCGAAGGAGCTGCCGATACAACCTTTTGTGCAGAAAGTATTTATCACAAGTACAGAACAAAAAACACCTTTCGAAGAAACATTGTTACAAATGGATGCTATTCTGGTTACAGGCGGCAACACACTGAATGCTCTAGCATTATGGAAAGCCCATGGTATTGACATTGCTTTGAAGAAAGCCTGGGAAAAAGGAATAGTATTATCAGGACCTAGCGCAGGAGCAATTTGTTGGTTTGAAGAGGGGCTTTCTGATTCTAGGCCGGAGAATTATACTGCTGTGAAAGGATTAGGATTTTTGAAAGGAAGTAACTGCCCTCACTACCATACTGAAGCTAACAGGCGTCCTCTATACTTAAAAATGATTGAAGAAGGCAGGTTGCTTCCAGGATATGCCTGTGATGAAACAGCCGGTCTTTACTTTGAAGGCACCCAATTGAGAAGAGTTATCACTCAGAATAAAGAAGATAAGGCGTACAAAGTAACTATAAGTAAAGGTAAAGTAGTAGAGACAGCCTTAGAGTCTGAACTAATTTAG
- a CDS encoding tetratricopeptide repeat protein has translation MRIILPLLLSILVSFTAFAQKTAKDYFVSGNQKFKAGKYTDAIKDYDQVLKLEPKHAATYTNRGVAKDRLLDYRGAIEDFTQAITLNPKYTDAYLSRGLSKYNLKDFRSALLDYNKGIELNPKDAKAYNNRGLVRYGLKDYSGAIADYTKAITLNTRYEEAYYNRGAPKYSLGDKAGACADWTKAKQLGVKEADQYLKKFCK, from the coding sequence ATGAGAATAATTTTACCTCTACTCCTATCTATATTAGTGTCTTTTACCGCCTTTGCCCAGAAAACAGCGAAGGATTATTTTGTGAGCGGCAATCAAAAATTTAAAGCCGGTAAATATACCGATGCTATAAAAGATTACGACCAGGTACTGAAACTAGAGCCCAAACACGCTGCCACCTATACCAACCGCGGCGTAGCCAAAGACAGGTTGCTGGATTATCGTGGTGCGATTGAAGATTTTACACAGGCCATTACGCTAAACCCAAAATATACGGATGCTTACCTGAGCCGGGGCCTCTCCAAGTATAACCTGAAAGATTTCCGCAGTGCCCTGTTGGACTATAACAAAGGTATAGAACTGAACCCTAAAGATGCCAAAGCTTATAACAACCGTGGCCTGGTGCGCTATGGCTTAAAAGATTACAGCGGCGCCATTGCCGACTACACGAAAGCAATAACCTTAAACACCCGCTACGAGGAAGCCTACTACAACCGCGGCGCACCAAAGTATAGTTTAGGCGATAAAGCCGGTGCCTGCGCCGACTGGACCAAAGCAAAACAACTGGGCGTGAAAGAAGCGGACCAGTACCTGAAAAAATTCTGCAAATAA